In Ostrea edulis chromosome 4, xbOstEdul1.1, whole genome shotgun sequence, a single window of DNA contains:
- the LOC125672106 gene encoding uncharacterized protein LOC125672106 has product MNRHIFILLTQAVLVVIVSGTLCNDRNIQTVGRVVFGEARGESIMEQLAVAYSIVNRVNHEGYPNSLDEVVNQKTNSGRYQYETLNLYNDKLGWNYAKKANNFEYKYAIEASLNALCSREVDITSCVTSFCDRDPCYATSHHYWSTITRSMRIGKHFFVCQRHSQPRPYNF; this is encoded by the exons ATGAACAGACACATCTTCATACTTCTAACCCAAGCTGTGTTAGTGGTCATAGTTTCAGGAACATTGTG taATGACAGGAATATTCAGACTGTCGGCAGAGTTGTTTTCGGAGAAGCCAGAGGGGAATCGATAATGGAACAGCTGGCTGTGGCTTACAGCATTGTCAACCGCGTAAATCACGAGGGATATCCGAACAGCCTCGACGAAGTAGTCAATCAGAAAACAAATAGCGGAAGGTACCAATATGAAACTTTGAATCTTTACAATGACAAGCTAGGTTGGAACTATGCAAAGAAGGCAAACAACTTTGAATACAAGTACGCCATCGAAGCTTCTCTTAACGCTTTATGCAGTCGGGAGGTCGACATCACAAGTTGCGTAACAAGTTTTTGTGACCGTGATCCATGTTACGCAACAAGTCACCATTATTGGTCCACAATTACCAGGAGCATGAGGATTGGAAAACATTTCTTTGTTTGCCAAAGGCACAGTCAACCGCG aCCATACAACTTTTAA